One window from the genome of Aneurinibacillus sp. REN35 encodes:
- a CDS encoding acetyl-CoA carboxylase biotin carboxylase subunit → MTYFNKILIANRGEIARRVIRTCKRLGIQTVAVYSEADVDAPFVEEASEAVCIGPAQAKKSYLDIEKVIQVAKETGADAVHPGYGFLSENPAFVRRCEEEGIVFIGPNARTIELMGSKIEARRQMKQAGVPIVPGFDGKIESAEEALVIAEELGYPLMLKASAGGGGIGMQVVHTPDELQKAFDSTMQRASSYFGDGTLFLERWLANPHHIEVQVICDTHGNAVHLFERECSVQRRNQKVVEESPSPFLDEATRAQLLEVALRGAQQIGYSNVGTMEFIFDENKTFYFLEMNTRLQVEHPVTEEITGLDLVEWQIRIAAKEALSFTQEDVRKSGHAIECRLYAEDPETFFPSPGTLTRLTLPEEDVRLDFAVVEGSTVTPFYDPMIGKIIVHGRDRNEAIQKMERVLKSSKVEGVKTNASLLLRIMQDKDFQGGIYTTRFLEKLLV, encoded by the coding sequence ATGACATACTTCAATAAAATCCTTATCGCCAACAGAGGAGAGATTGCCCGCCGCGTCATTCGGACATGCAAGCGCTTAGGTATTCAGACGGTCGCTGTCTACTCTGAAGCGGATGTAGACGCGCCTTTTGTAGAAGAGGCGAGTGAAGCGGTTTGTATCGGACCGGCACAGGCGAAGAAGAGCTATCTAGACATCGAAAAGGTCATTCAAGTAGCCAAAGAAACCGGAGCGGATGCCGTTCATCCGGGTTATGGCTTCCTTTCTGAAAATCCGGCCTTTGTCCGCCGCTGTGAAGAAGAGGGTATCGTCTTTATCGGACCGAATGCGCGGACGATTGAATTGATGGGCAGCAAGATCGAAGCGCGCCGTCAAATGAAGCAGGCTGGAGTTCCAATTGTGCCAGGCTTCGATGGAAAGATTGAATCGGCTGAAGAAGCATTGGTTATCGCAGAAGAGTTAGGTTATCCGCTTATGCTGAAAGCAAGCGCGGGAGGCGGCGGTATTGGCATGCAGGTCGTCCATACCCCGGATGAACTGCAGAAAGCGTTTGATTCCACCATGCAGCGGGCATCCTCGTATTTTGGAGACGGTACGCTATTTTTGGAGAGATGGCTTGCCAACCCGCATCATATTGAGGTGCAGGTCATCTGCGATACGCATGGAAATGCGGTTCATTTGTTCGAGCGGGAATGTTCGGTGCAGCGAAGAAACCAGAAGGTTGTAGAAGAGAGCCCATCCCCGTTTCTTGATGAAGCGACACGTGCTCAACTGTTAGAAGTCGCGCTGCGCGGCGCCCAGCAAATTGGTTATTCCAATGTGGGGACGATGGAATTTATTTTTGATGAGAACAAGACGTTCTATTTCTTGGAGATGAATACTCGCCTGCAGGTAGAGCATCCGGTAACAGAAGAGATTACCGGGCTTGATCTGGTAGAATGGCAGATTCGCATCGCAGCCAAAGAAGCGCTTTCCTTTACACAAGAAGATGTTCGTAAGTCGGGCCATGCGATTGAATGCCGACTGTACGCAGAAGATCCTGAGACGTTCTTCCCGTCGCCGGGAACGCTGACGCGCCTTACCCTTCCGGAAGAGGATGTGCGCCTTGATTTCGCGGTTGTGGAAGGCAGTACGGTGACGCCGTTCTATGATCCAATGATCGGCAAAATCATTGTTCACGGTCGCGATCGTAATGAAGCGATACAGAAGATGGAGCGTGTGCTAAAGAGCAGCAAGGTAGAAGGTGTGAAGACGAATGCGTCGCTTTTGCTGAGAATTATGCAGGATAAAGACTTCCAGGGAGGTATTTATACGACCCGCTTCTTAGAAAAGCTCTTAGTATAA
- a CDS encoding sigma 54-interacting transcriptional regulator yields the protein MITWEQILRPITVIVDRDAAVHEVLSSMHDHSSDIAFVAEERSIIGYVHIDGILAQLRHAPDLTQKVHYHKDILKVPHMHPVEYYHNISVVLGMNPDGEVAGYSLVSQASHRLNELQLTHMNQMLNGAGVGIVRTNTAFEIEFINEVAENILGLSRSFLMSRNYKTLLTMEKELDLVLQGETLVSVNSSINFKQISGNFSPLRIDGKVTGLVHIFFRRETFEEAVQELEFVRNLYSDLQAVYTSSHEQILVVNASGEIMRVAGTFLGEFWGKKTPNEVIGRNVYDFEEKGVFKPNIVDLCIKKKKKLTVIQDAGHGRKVWSVATPVYHEDKLEKIVVLSRDITGTGRPRSGAAQAEKEPGTQQTQVLEDSDKPLIYRSRVMEELVEEIKRIAQVDSTVLLSGESGVGKEVIARALHAASRRKDRSLVRINCGAIPENLIESELFGYERGAFTGADQKGKPGLFEMAHQGSIFLDEIGELSLTMQVKLLRVLQEKEVLRVGGVAPIPVDVRVITATNKNLKDMMEMGTFREDLYYRLNVIPIRIPPLRERMEDIFSLSIYFLQQFNRTYQMDKGFSPEALEVLENYDWPGNVRELQNIVERLIVTSQGDLISRDDVLRVFYGEAGRRRKRPMVFELMPLKEAVAELESQLIELGMKKYGTAIKVSEVLGVSPATISRRMNKLMK from the coding sequence ATGATTACATGGGAACAAATTCTGCGGCCGATTACGGTCATTGTTGACCGGGACGCCGCCGTGCATGAGGTGCTAAGCAGCATGCATGACCATAGCTCGGACATCGCGTTTGTCGCAGAGGAACGAAGCATCATTGGATATGTTCATATAGATGGGATACTCGCACAACTGCGGCATGCTCCGGACCTTACACAGAAGGTTCACTATCACAAAGACATTTTGAAAGTTCCTCATATGCATCCTGTGGAATACTATCACAATATTTCTGTAGTGCTTGGAATGAATCCGGACGGAGAGGTTGCCGGTTATAGCCTCGTTTCACAGGCGAGCCACCGTCTTAACGAGTTGCAGCTTACGCATATGAATCAAATGCTAAACGGGGCAGGTGTAGGCATTGTTCGGACAAACACAGCCTTTGAGATTGAATTCATTAATGAGGTGGCAGAGAACATACTGGGGCTCTCCCGCTCTTTTCTTATGTCCCGCAACTATAAGACATTATTGACGATGGAGAAGGAACTGGATCTGGTGCTTCAAGGCGAGACGTTGGTGAGTGTAAACAGCTCCATTAATTTTAAGCAGATTAGCGGCAATTTCTCTCCGTTGCGCATTGATGGAAAAGTTACTGGACTGGTTCATATTTTCTTCCGACGCGAGACGTTTGAAGAAGCGGTGCAGGAGCTTGAGTTCGTGCGTAATTTATATTCGGACTTACAGGCGGTGTATACGTCTTCGCATGAGCAGATTCTTGTAGTGAATGCAAGCGGTGAGATTATGAGGGTGGCCGGAACGTTTCTTGGAGAGTTCTGGGGGAAGAAGACGCCGAATGAAGTCATTGGAAGAAATGTGTACGACTTTGAAGAAAAAGGTGTGTTCAAGCCCAATATCGTAGATTTGTGCATAAAAAAGAAGAAAAAACTAACAGTGATTCAAGATGCGGGTCACGGGCGAAAAGTGTGGTCGGTAGCCACACCCGTCTATCATGAGGATAAGCTTGAAAAAATCGTGGTGCTCTCGCGCGATATTACCGGAACGGGCAGGCCGCGCAGCGGGGCTGCACAGGCAGAAAAAGAGCCGGGTACGCAGCAGACCCAAGTATTAGAAGATAGTGATAAGCCGCTTATTTACCGCTCCCGTGTAATGGAAGAACTCGTTGAAGAAATCAAACGGATTGCTCAGGTGGATTCCACCGTGCTTTTGAGCGGAGAATCAGGTGTGGGTAAAGAAGTCATCGCCCGTGCTCTGCATGCGGCGAGTCGGCGCAAAGACCGATCTCTTGTGCGCATTAATTGTGGCGCGATTCCGGAGAATCTAATTGAGAGCGAGTTGTTTGGCTATGAACGAGGGGCCTTTACCGGAGCTGATCAGAAGGGCAAGCCGGGCTTATTTGAGATGGCGCATCAGGGTTCTATATTCCTTGATGAGATAGGTGAGCTCTCGCTAACCATGCAGGTAAAGCTGCTTCGGGTATTGCAGGAGAAAGAAGTGCTGCGCGTAGGCGGTGTAGCCCCAATTCCCGTAGACGTCCGGGTTATCACAGCCACCAACAAGAATTTAAAAGATATGATGGAAATGGGTACATTCCGTGAAGATCTGTATTACCGTTTGAATGTCATTCCGATTCGGATTCCGCCGCTTCGGGAGCGGATGGAGGATATATTTTCGCTGTCCATTTATTTTCTTCAGCAATTCAATCGCACCTATCAGATGGACAAGGGATTCTCTCCCGAAGCGCTTGAAGTGCTGGAGAATTATGATTGGCCTGGTAATGTGCGTGAACTGCAAAATATTGTGGAGCGTCTTATCGTTACGAGCCAGGGGGATCTTATTTCGCGTGATGATGTGCTGCGTGTTTTCTACGGTGAAGCAGGCCGCAGGCGCAAGCGACCGATGGTGTTCGAGTTGATGCCGCTAAAGGAAGCTGTGGCCGAGCTTGAAAGCCAGTTAATTGAGCTTGGGATGAAAAAGTATGGCACGGCAATCAAGGTGTCGGAAGTGCTTGGGGTCAGCCCCGCTACCATCAGCAGACGAATGAACAAGCTGATGAAGTAA
- a CDS encoding 5-oxoprolinase subunit B family protein produces MFTLPETRFDFGGDEYIYAEISRDMSAESNFKALAIVNEVRRRNIPGIVDIVPSNASYLVRYNPDILAARDLLDYLKEIDITKSNPAELNLSVRMVEIPIWYDDPISREYSERFRNRHQAPNMSNFEFAMKASGFKDKEAFIDAHSRMPHLITMVGFLPGSAWEFPLGLTPEEIIQTPKYISPRTHTPRQGVGIGGAFTVIYPVNGPGSYQLIGMSAVPIYDPDKRLVDLEDTHFLARPGDLWKHRPIDEQEYNRIVQQVEEGVYRYHMKKIEFSPQEYVVKGKEYIRELMEGF; encoded by the coding sequence TTGTTTACGCTGCCAGAAACGCGGTTTGATTTTGGAGGAGATGAATACATTTACGCAGAAATTTCCCGAGATATGAGCGCAGAGAGCAACTTCAAGGCGCTGGCGATCGTGAATGAAGTGAGAAGGCGCAACATTCCTGGTATCGTTGATATTGTTCCATCTAATGCATCCTATCTGGTTCGGTATAATCCAGACATTCTTGCTGCTAGGGATCTGCTTGATTACTTGAAGGAAATCGATATTACAAAGAGCAATCCGGCTGAGCTGAATCTCTCGGTGCGGATGGTGGAGATTCCGATCTGGTATGATGATCCAATCAGCCGAGAGTACTCAGAGCGATTTCGGAATCGCCATCAAGCGCCGAATATGTCTAATTTTGAATTCGCCATGAAAGCAAGCGGATTTAAAGACAAGGAGGCATTTATCGATGCCCATTCTCGCATGCCGCACCTTATTACAATGGTGGGTTTTTTGCCGGGCAGTGCATGGGAATTTCCGCTTGGACTTACGCCTGAAGAGATCATTCAGACGCCAAAATATATTAGTCCGAGAACCCATACGCCCAGGCAGGGTGTAGGGATTGGCGGCGCGTTTACGGTGATCTATCCTGTTAATGGTCCGGGAAGCTATCAATTAATCGGCATGTCGGCTGTGCCTATTTATGATCCGGATAAGCGGCTGGTTGACTTAGAAGATACCCATTTTTTAGCGCGTCCAGGCGATTTATGGAAGCATCGTCCGATTGATGAGCAGGAGTATAATCGAATTGTCCAGCAGGTAGAGGAGGGTGTATATCGTTACCATATGAAAAAAATCGAATTCTCGCCGCAGGAATATGTGGTTAAAGGAAAAGAATACATCCGTGAGCTGATGGAGGGATTCTAG